TGGAGGAAAGAGGCGACTAGGGTTTTATGTGGAAGAAGAAGGAGTAACGAGAGTAGAGTAGAGAGCAATATATTATAAGACTAACCTTTTTATAAATACCCCACAACACAAACACAATTATATCTTTTATTAATTACGGTCTTACTCAACACAGTTAAATTATATGTTTAATCAAATTTGTCATATCTACCATAGTGGGGAACTCATTTGCCATGCCACATGGCATgtcaaatattatttttttttgatatggtgcATAGGGAGgcatattcctatgcacatggcaAACACCAGATTTtgccatatatgcacccactatggataTGCCAAAGTGTCAAACTTGTATGCCTATTTATCAattataacatataggcatacacgacatattttccagcgagcgatagagttTCCATCGCTATATGTTCTAAATATCGCTCGATGGTCATTCCAGTGCCAGCACTAGTCACTATGTCGCTCACTGTTCTGGTCATCGCTCATCAACTCCTCATCCACCGGCTactattccccccccccccccccccataaatACCCATTTCAACTCACATCATCCTAGCCACTTTTAACCCATGTTCTTTTATTTGTCTATATGATTGACTTCTTCTTCACATTTGAGTATAAAGGAAGTCTTTGTTCCATCTATCTTCTGATAACCAATTTAGTCTATTAAATGGAAGTAAGTTTCCAGCACATAGAATTCTCGTTAACATGTACAAATCTATCGATTTAGCTCTTATTAACAGCATTTATTCATAATTAgaatttgttgaattttataaaacaATATACATTATCTAAAAATTTAATTACCAGAAAAAACCGACATATCGCATTCAAAGTCTTTGAAAAAGAACGTGTTTGTAGTTTTCCACCATCGTTCTAATATAACTTGAATCCTTGGGTCATGTAGTTTCTAGGTTGTATATGATATAAATGTCGCCAAGGATATCTTCGGACTCTCTCTTGAACAACAAGGGGAAGTAACTGAAAAATCGTACGGAACTCAGACCATCCACCTCTTAGAAATACTGAATTAAGTCGCTCTGGATGGTCAGATATGCGATTAGGGAACACACCATCACCGCCTACTTGTCTAACATTTTGAAAATCATATTCTTTATCCACAACAAAACTTAATCCACTAGCTGGGGATACTAGTAgatccttttagttttctgtttctttttcttttctcactcGCATATTTGTTTAGGAAGTAAAACGAAAGATAATTTTCTTAGCAAAGAGAACAGAAGAGCAGAGAAAAGTTGAGAAGGGAAGAGGAGGTAATGTGTGAAGAATAGATGACAAGGTGCGATATTTATAGGCGTTAGAAAATCGAACGTTGGCGATATTGATTATAACGCTCGTGCTAGAGTCGATATCGAGAAATATTTATGACAGCGCTGGCGATACAGACTTTATCGTTGGCGATATTGTCAATAACGTTCGCTAGAAACTCTGTCGCTCAGTCGTTTTCCTATAATGACGCAACTCATTTGTCATGCCACCTGATTTgccaaacaacatttttttttcatgtGCATAAAAATAGGCCTAAGAACAACAAAATAAccgtattattttattattttggttAACAAAATGTCGTGAGActctattaccatttcataaagacaaaataaaaattcaaaatttacagGTGGGCATAATTGATAATCTCAATGTTTCCACCCATATAAGAAGCTCAACCTTTAGTAGATGtttgtcttgttttttttttttttttttttgctcgattttgttcttattttcctctCTTCCGTTGACAGAAACCAATTAATCCGGTCTGAAATGGTGTATGCATAGGGCCGGCCCTGCCATATAAGCGAAGTAAGCGGCGATCGAAGCCACAGAAAGAGGGAGGCCACAAATATGGAAATGTCTTTTAAGATTTCAAACAGAAGAAAAAGGTTATCATGTAAAACTCATGTCATATATGgtgcaaaatgaaaaaaaaaacagatttgcAAGGGGCCTCCAATAAAAGAATAGGTTTGTGAGGGACCAAAAGAAAATTGAGATATTGTTATTTGTAAGCTTTATGCTTAACAAGGGGCCGCCAAATTTTCTTTGGCTTTAACCCTCCAAAAACGCAGGACCGGGCCTGTGTATGCATTACAGCCATGGAGATATTTTGCGTGCCTTGATGGAAGCATGGCATATACACGAGAATCTTAAGAGCAAAGAAAAGttagaaaaatcaaatttctaACTAAACCGCATCTAAAATACTGTTTACAGACTCTATAATGTCTTGGTTAAAATTCAATGTTGACAaatagaaaaattaaaaatatctttGACAAAAATCTTGATCTGTTTTTTCAGATTACGACCCTTTATACAAAATCAAGGGTCCCTCTCGTGTTTCgtattaataataaaaaacaaatttGGGTCCCACTTTACAGTTCGAAAATGTAAGGATTCTGGTTGGCTCTACTATAACTTGGCCTTTCATATATAGGTAGAACTACATCGAAGTAGTATCAAACTAGCTCTATCAGTAATTTAGTACTGCATGGTTCACAAAATCACAAAAAACACATGGTATCTATTGGTTGCGGGTATAAAGAGAGAAAGAGTGTAGGGTTCTTGGGTTAGGAAAAGAGGAAGCTAGAATGGAAGGTAGCAGTAGTAATTCAACATCAATGGCAGCAACGGCAGCGGCACCGTTTGTATTGAAAACATACGACATGGTGAATGACCCGTTCACAGAATTATGGATAGTGTGGGGAAGAAGTAATAACAGTTTCATCGTAATGGATCCTTTAGAATTCTCACAGAGAATTTTACCAGTTTATTTCAAACACAATAATTTCTCAAGTTTTGTTCGGCAACTCAACACATATGTGAGTTCATCTCTCTCaagcttttctttttgatttccgTCTGAGATTCACAAcagttatttattttttatatgtaAGTACTTGTGGCAGATTGAAAACAGTGTGACATTTTTCCGATTTCTCCTTTCTCATTTGGTTTTGTAATTTGTGTTGAATTGTATGTTTAAATGGTTTATTACATCTTGATTGTGTTCTTAAATAGGGTTTTAGAAAGGTGGATACAGATAGATGGGAATTCGCGCATGAATCTTTCTTGAGAGGCCAAAGACATTTACTAACAAACGTGGTCAGAAAGAAGTCGAGCAATAACAAGAATTCGTATGGCACTTATCCTTATATGGTGCAAGCAGAGGAAGAGCAAGAAGTGCTATTAATGGAGGTTGGAAGGTTAAGAAGAGAGCAAGAAATCCTAAATGAAGAAGTAGAAGCAATAGATAAACGGTTGCGAACGGCGGAGAGAAGACCCGAACAAATGTTGGCTTTTCTTAGTAAAGTTGTCAATGATCCTGAAATTCTTACAATAATGGTCAAAGAAAAAGAAGCTAAAATTGCAATTTTTAGAGAGAAAAAGAGACGGTTTGTGCTCTCTGcagcatcttcatcttcaacttcgACACTAGGAGACTATGAACATGAGAGTGAGAAATACCAGTCTATTGCAAGACCAGAATTGATTAAAGCCGAAGATGATGGAGATCATAGTAATTATCAAGGGGATGAGGGTATAATAAGGTCGTATTCAAGCGTGGGTCATCATCATCAACTGTATGGTTTTGAATCATCACAAGATAAGTATCATCAACCGATAGCGCCTTTCTTTTATTCATCTGATCAAATGGAAGAGGCAAACACAATTCCTTATCCATTTTCTCTACTGGAAAGTGGCTTTTAATAGTTTCAATctatttatatatatgtatatatagaaGCATGGGTTGCCATATTGTGTTGGACCATCAGCTTGCCTGATAAGGTATGGATAATTCTTGCAGATGCGCTCCAACCAAaagaaacaaaatgaaaagaagtAGATGAACGGGGATAACGATATGTGGTGGTGTGTCATATTATTTGTTGGTTGTGTAAAATTAGTATAATGATACTTGGCATTTAGTTTATGCATTAGTTACCTAATTAATTTCTATAAATTTAGATGGATTGTGTGTAAAAGTTTAGCTTGTGCATCATCAGATCAAACAATTCTAGTTTTTGTTAAGAAGTTATTACTGCATGTAACTTCCTCGATGAGCATTCTGCTACGAGGTTTACTGGCCTAGTTTTCCATGCATCTCCATGTGTAGGATAATGTTTTTCTTTACGTAATTGTCATGGCGGTTCTCAATGAAATGAAGTCCGTGAAGGCGGTTTGTGTGGCATTTCCTTTTACGTAGCCATCAAAGAAGACATTGATAAATGACGCTAGACGCAGACAAATAATATGATAAAGGACCTAGAATCTGTACCGAAAATATCTTCAAAAGTATAAAGGAAAGGAGAATAAAGAAAAGCGAACACCACCTTCCATCATCTGTGATAAATAAATTTGGGAAAAAAGCATCTCACTCATAGGCCTGGGCCGCCTGGCCACAAAGAAGAAACCTTTGTGCATGGACCCGGCAAAGAAATTATGTTTATGATACGTGCCCAAGGTTTACAGGTGGCGGACCTATTATGAAAAGAAAAACAGCGACTGCACAGTAAAAACTCAGCGACACGACATAAAACTTCTATCGACTGACGTGGGAAATATTGTACACCGTCTTCGGAGGCGATTTCTTAGTAGGGTAGGGAGTATGTGGGACCCCTATTAGATTTTGGTTCGAGAACCTATAATTACCTACTACACGTGTTTATTTTTCTTAGGACAAGTTGACTTTTAGTGGGTCTGGGAGGTaccaaatttcatatattttctcCCACGAAAAACTTCTTTCTTACTAAATTTGTTTGTTGGCTGCCATGAAAAAAagaacctttactcctaattagTTCCTAACTTTGAAATAATTACAAGACATTGCATCTTTATATCaagaaataaatataaatatctcACAGAGTTTTTTTTTCTATATTTCCTGAAGGTAAAAAGAAACATACCGACAAAAAACTCCAGAGAGGGAATGAGCTCGCTAAGCAAGTGAGTGATACACGAATGAGAAGAGGTTAACTACTGATCATATGATTGGTGAGTTACAACATGAGTTGCTAAAAAGTGAGCCACAACATTGGTCTCCTTTTTGATAAAGCTGAAATCAACATAAGAAAAGAGACTGAGTTGTCCTTGATTTCTTTATGCTCCAGATCACAATGAAAGAGTCACCTTGAATGATGATGTGCTTGAGATCCTTACTAATAGCCAGCTCAATACCCATCAGAGCACCTGCAACTTTAGCTTCAACAGGGGAACCGAACTTACGAACTTTTGTTTGTTAGCCTTGAAAACCAGAATTATAGTCCAAAGCTACAGCGCCACAAGCATAACCTTTGGGATCTGCTTCCCCatcaaagttaattttgatcttagggTAGAGAGAAGGAGACCACATATCTATCTGCGACTCTAAAACATCCTTTTGAGTAGGTAGTGCGATAACTTCCTGAGGAGAGAGTTGTAGAGAATCTTGGATCATCTTCTAAAAATTTACTTTGTTATTGTTGAAGAATATATTGTgtctggttttccataaccttCACAGGAGACATGCCCCCATTTTCAAATTCGCATAATCACCACCTTCCAGCAACAAACTCTTAATGTAATCTTGAATTGAGATATTCTCAGTTTCATCATATCTGAATTTCAACGGAGGAGCAAACAGAAATGCTTGAGAGACTGGACAGTAGAGAAAAAGGTTATCCAAAGTTTCAATAGCACCACAACAAATCCTGCAATCAACATTGAGATCAGTCCAGAACTTCATAAGTCTTTTACCACTGCAATGTCATTATTGATCAATCTCCAGAGTAACATGTGAATTTTATGGGGTAAAACTTTAACCATTCAAAACTTCTATTAAGGAAAGTCTTCATTACTCCCATCAGAAGAGGATGAGGGAAGTCTATTTTGAAgagttttaacaaaaaaaaaaaaacttcgcaGAAAAGACCCCATTTGGGCGGTGAATCCACAATAACTTGTCTTCTGAAATTTCATCTGCACTGCTACTAATGTGGATATTTATAATCGTTGAAACCTTATTATGACAAAATAGTTGTTGAAGTCTATCACTATCCCACCTGATAGAACTCTGGATAATGAAATCTTTCACTTTTAATGAGTAATTGCTACTTGCTACTTGTAATGCCTACGATTATATTATCTCCAGTGCTACCAAACCAAGAACAATCATCACGCATATCACTCCAGCATCTTAGCATAGATGACCAAGTAGATGATCACTTAGATACTTTCTTAACATCCCTGAAGTTAATATACTTGAGATACTTGGCTCTCATTAACTGATACCAAGGACAGATTTTATTCTCTACAAATTTCCACACTGGCTTAGCAAACATAGTTTTGTTTAAGTTTTATAAAGATATAATACCCAAGACTCCCATGTCTTTAGGTTATTCAAGTTTATTCAATTTAATAAAATGAGTTTTTCTTACCTCTCTTGAATGTCCCCACAGAAGTTGTGCTTAATCCTAGTAAGTCTCTCCAAAATTATCTTAGGAATGATATAAGTCGTCATATAATACAGGGAATGAGACCCAGCACGTGTTTTATTAAGATGCTTCTACCAACGTATGATATATGAGTTCTCTTCCATCCATCTTATTTAGCATCGAACTTGTCTTATAAAAATTCAAAAGTAGTATTTCTATGAGCAACTTTGAGAAGCTGGTGACCAAGATACttattactgttagagcattgctcggtcaaactcataagtattgttatctcaagcttgctgtcagatttagttgatcaaaactatatctcaatttctattatacatttagtcaagtctcgaattaggataaaaatgtgtagttgagtactagacatcactgcgttctaccgcttaaaggcgaagatcaaccgaaccttttagagaacttcttcaacaaaaggtaagtgaagactgaaccacctattactcaatttttcacctttctatctatgagacaatgtTGCATGACTATATTAGACATTATATTCATAATagaaatttcaagtcaagtttatcttgagtatagttctcgaaatataacggactaagcttaagaacatttgttcatacttgataaatttggttaagaacagtTTATTATTtgtgacctaaattatgattcaagattcaatcatttgaaaatagtctgGAACGGTGATATGTGTCAAtggtgttattcgggaatgttttgaattgattattagagagatagagaactattgtaaatctggatacaggacagtatgcataccagttcacatactaggaGAAATGTTATAATTCCAGAGTCGCAGTACGTATCGGCATAGCCATAGTTCGACATCGACTTTTTAGTACAATATCCAGTATCCATACCTTAAAAAgtatgttgactcgtgaaccaggaaggtaagcatacctagtatgcaaacaggaaaagatctgttggtttctaaaccggaaaaggtacgcatacccagtatgcaaaccagaAAAGATCTGTGGATTCATGAACccatttttgtattaagggtatacagACCCGGTAcagtaccatgacaaaaatagtcacaaacaggAATAcaatacacgtacttaccctgtcgaatattttcatatgcatcagaattatttctatgagataatcggcatttgaacaactctccaaaAAATATTATCTAGACATTTTTTATCACaagtgtgactcaagattaaagtcttaaagtgttatatgaaaatggttaagcttatagttcgtctggctagtttcggctaaccttttcTGAAAAAgccattgtacacggttcggttacggttcatcctaaccagagtgcatATTATATTATGTTAATCCCAAGTCAAGTTTTTAATCTaacatgattattgattgcttgattccaaagataCCTTAGATTAAATCCAAAGCAACCTTgaccttgaaagtctatataaggagaacctctaacaactgggatttttgaatccctgacactattcttgtatgtgctagttgtaaactagagtcgtcctcttctttaaacctttttaggtttagcgactaaaaagacttcacctagggattcatgaagccaggtccaactatctttatcttgatagttcgcgtatcctgatcttgctttgttTGTTGAGCTTTGCTCCAACATGCAAaatagatataaatcacaaatTTTCTTCATCTAGACTTTGTGATTTCATAAGtatctacttgtgaggtgaataataatataagttgctcttcgggagtcgtaagacctgattttgaggtttgctagactttgtctattagaATCGATTTACTATCTCACCTCGATCTTTGATCGgaacgaaaatcacatatagctaggcttatctgtgggaggcagattggtttaaagtatttAATTGAGTTGAgtcaactcttaggttgtaaaggacgtcagctaagcgAATCAATTGAGCGGATTCcttctgggattcaagaggcgtaagtagcgcgactgtaactgaaacTCTGTGACGGTAGATTCGGTCTAAAATACATTCAAGTCCGAAAGTTTGATAGTATGCTagttttgtagcgtcttaatacagtttggtattcaaatatggacaaggtcccgggggttttctgcatttgcggtttcctccttaacaaaattcaggtgtctgtgttatttctttttccgcattataatttaaatatcacaggttgtatgtaaatcaatcaaagtagatatatacatccttgtttgttggatacaactttattgatcttggatattgatctttggaatcgtctaaGTACTCTCACGGGATAATCAGGTTCATGGAATTGTCTCTGtttacattctgattgtgagataaaaagatatgattttttcttataattcctgattgagagtcattaagttgtaactttcGGAATTGCAATtgaatttagtccatacaggtttcctgaGAAAAATGTGGACTAATACCTATTGATCTGTATTTGTTATAGTACATCATGCTAGCAATATTCATTCTTATGTTAGGACTAATACCTTTACTAAAGTGATGCTTATTTAAGAATATTTGTAGTTTGACCTGACCAAGAAGATAGGTGCTGAGAATCTTCTGCAGCGTGTTCAGCATCTTCTCATCAAGGTTCCCAAAGAGAATAAAATCATCTGCGAACATAAGATGAGAAATCGAAAGACCATTTCGATAAATCTTATAGAGAACATTATTCTCCATAGTTCTCATTAACCAAGTCATACCTTGTgtgtaaataataaataaataaggtgAGAGGGGACAGCCTTGATGAAGCCCTCTACCACTATTTAAAAACCCTTCAGTTTAGCCATTAATTACAAGGGAGAAGGAAGTTATCGACACAAAATTAATAATAAGTGCATGAGATTTTCTTACAGAACGGTAACTCTAAGCCAATGATTTTAAAAGCTTCAACTGACCTTGTCGTACGCCTTATTGATATCAATTTTTAAGAGCAAAGACACCTATTACAGAAAACATAGTAGACATATAATGGATTATCTCTTTAGGTTACACAATGTTATATATGAGTAGCCTACTTGGGACAAATGAAGATAAGTAGAATCCACTACGTTGTTCAAgtgattttttttgtctttgagTAATAATTTTGATGATCACTTTATACATGATATTTGTTAGCGCAATAGGTCTAAATTAGAAGGTACGGTAGCTAATATTAATGTGATTCAAACCTGGTGGAAGAATGGAGATAGTAGATAAGCAAAGCAATTCTTGATTGTAAGAAAAACATTCTCTCCAATATTTTCCCAACATATTTTGAAGAAAACTTAAGGCATACCATTAGGGCCAGGTGATTTTAgattcttcattttctttattACTGACCAAATATCTTAAGTAGAAGGAACCATAACAAGACTTTCATCATTAGTATCATCAATTTTGACTGGAGATTGAAACAGAACAGTATGCTTATCTTCATTCGGGTCTCTTCTAAATAGTAGAAAACTGATCCACTAAATAGGCAACTGCACCAGCGTTAGTAACCCAGCTGCCATCAGATCACCTTAGAGCAGATATTTGGTTCTTTCTCTTCATTTGAGTAACAACAAAATGAAAAGTGGGGAATCCCGTTAACTTTATTTCTTTGCTCATGGTATTTGTATTATAGTTCATTTAGAGAATCAATTTTATTACATAAGAGTATCTTTAGAGATCTCATATCGTTATTATAAACCTCCATTTGCAATAAAGAAGCTCATCCTTAGCCTATTCCAAAGCTTGGAAAATATTCCCAAATGAATTCTTACTCCATTTGCTTAAATATTTTCCCAACAACTTCAATTTTATGCATGGTATCAGATTGCAGTGAAGACCAAGTTTTAATCACCATATCTTTGAACTCAGGATGATCCACCCAATAATACTCAAACTCGTTTGAGTGTTTTCTCTTTCTTGTATTAGTTCGCTGGGTACTTATAAGATACAGAACATGATCACTACTAATTCTAGGTAAATGAAGACCCCATTATCTTTGAACATAAGAAGCCATTTAGAGGTACATAAGGCCCTATCCAATTTCTCATATAGTGTTAAGTATATCTATCAGTTTAAcccattattattatttattttcaacAGTGAGACTGTACAACCTATCAACCCGTTACAATGCTTTAAGATTTACAAGTAGTGAGCACGTGCGTTGCACGTCGGCGACGCTCTTTTAAGGGGGAAACATACAAAAATTTAtagaaacaaaaaattgatattaTTATTTATGCTCATTGCGTAGATAATTTAAAGGCCTCtccaaatatacaaaattcatgaaaatatgacaaCAATTTTAAGGATATGAAGTTTTTAAAAATTATCTTCATTTTTATAAAAACGGTATCTTTGTAAATACCGATTTTATTCAATTTACACTTAAGTTTGTGTTAATATTCTTTATATCACTCCTTTAAAATCTAACAGCTGAAAAAAATGGAAATCTAATGATCCAATGGATGAACATTAGTTTGTGATGGGAATCTTTTTGGTGGCAGGAATCATTTATGGAGTATTCctaaatctttcttttttttccgatGATTTGGAACACTAGTcttggactacatccttaactccTTATGGACTTATTTTTGGCAATTACGGGGTTCGAACCCCTACTTCCGCAATGGGAGGGAGGATGCCAACCACTAGACCACTTAATGGTTGGCAATATTCCTAGATCTAATGGGAAAAAGTTAGACAGAAAATCTGACGGTTCCGAGGGTAAAGCTTTGATATATCTTGCTTACATTAAAAGGGGGAGATATTATCACAACAACATGTTGATATATCAAATAAAAAATAGCTTTTCAATCAGTTAGGTTGGAAATTCAAAATTTAATTTGAAAATTAGAttttagaattattttaaaacataaaaaagaattgggaagtaaaaaaaattacttttaacTTCATATGGCTACTTTTTTATTCTAGTTGCCAAATAGTTTCTAGATAACAAACTTTTTTATTggtttattaaaaataaataaattattttttttatttcatgtttttgaTATTTATTTAAACTGAAATATAGGCGAGGAGTTCTATATTGTCTACTGATCCTCCTTTAACAAAATTATCGATATAGGCGGTAGTAACAGAATTATCAATAGTACTTGCAGATGTACTGCAAGCAAAACAATAACTCGGCTTCAtacttgtttccaaaaaaaaaattggttttctgTTTTTTGAGCATGATCTAATCTTAGTTATTGTTTCAAAACTATGATTTTCATCTTAGTTAATCTTTCTATATGTATTTGTTTAATTTTACTAGTACATAATCTAGTTGAGTCTTTGTAAAAAAAATTCTCGTTTTCTCCTCTGTTTCATTTATTTCTTGTTATAAATTCTTGTTTCTTAAATCTTGTTAATGGAAACCTAATTATTTTTGCACGTTTTCCTGGGTTCAAGAGTGGTTTTACCAGTTGTTGTGATTCGGAATATTATTACTGAATCTATCAAGCAGTAGTGCTAATGATCTTCCAAGATGGTTGAATTCAGCAAGTTGACGTCAATTGTTACTTAAATTACCAACCTACACcttattcatcatcatcaaaaacacTCAATTCAACCTCGTTAATTTCATTCCCTTCATAATTTTCAAAATAACATTTTGGCTCCAAAATCTAATAATAGAGACGGATAGGTAGAGAAATTTTCCAAATCAGTTAATTTCCTCTTCTAAGATGTGAGGAAAGCCCATTaatagtattctcgtaatactcTTTTGAAGAGGAAAGTAATCTAATTGGATGAAATATCTTACGTGAGATTCATTTAAATACTTCCTCGAGATGATTAAGATTTTAGTGATACCATTGGCGGGAAACTAAAtcatattattattttagttttcgattattgattcgaTTGACTAACGCTATAGTTGAACCTTGATTTCACCtagcttttctttttattcttctcttctgatataaggtcactcgaactagatcaATGATCAATGATTTAATATGTGATCTTTATCGATTGAAGATATGAAGATAtgacttgtgatcatccgttGTTAACATACTCTGTTCTGCGCGTGATCGGTCACAAGGGGATCAAGTTATTTGTGCAGGtacattgaagactgaagatttgaagactaaaatatattatttattggtattgttagagcactgctcgatcgaactcgcaagtgtttttatctcaagcttgtttgtcaagtttagttgtcaaaactataagtcttgatttctagtctacttataactatgcctcggattaggatataaagtgtagttgagctttagacttcacaacattcatcgattgaagacgaagaactactaaggggagcttgtggaacttcatcaacaaaagttatgtggagacttgaactcatctatcactcagaagtctattctattatatatcctattgagacaaagtcgtatagctgtatagactttacattatacacatttgatatttcgagttgagtttaactcgcttatatctttatcgaaatatgtgttggaaagatttttgttttgactacgttcatcattattcttgatgaaattcaaaagatgatcatgtgaaaatcacctggtaatatcttacatgatttgtgtgagacagtcatttgatgtagactcg
Above is a genomic segment from Papaver somniferum cultivar HN1 chromosome 10, ASM357369v1, whole genome shotgun sequence containing:
- the LOC113317173 gene encoding heat stress transcription factor C-1b-like, with the protein product MEGSSSNSTSMAATAAAPFVLKTYDMVNDPFTELWIVWGRSNNSFIVMDPLEFSQRILPVYFKHNNFSSFVRQLNTYGFRKVDTDRWEFAHESFLRGQRHLLTNVVRKKSSNNKNSYGTYPYMVQAEEEQEVLLMEVGRLRREQEILNEEVEAIDKRLRTAERRPEQMLAFLSKVVNDPEILTIMVKEKEAKIAIFREKKRRFVLSAASSSSTSTLGDYEHESEKYQSIARPELIKAEDDGDHSNYQGDEGIIRSYSSVGHHHQLYGFESSQDKYHQPIAPFFYSSDQMEEANTIPYPFSLLESGF